The Halalkalibacter krulwichiae genome has a segment encoding these proteins:
- a CDS encoding MDR family MFS transporter produces MEQLNTKQKVVIMLAIVSAMFFAAVNQTIVGTALPRIVADLGGVEYFNWVYTIFMLASSISGILVGKLSDIYGRKVFLLTGITIFLVGSFLCGWSNSIIQLIIFRALQGLGGGMIISTAHASVGDLFSPRERGKWQGFLASGFGLASVSGPTLGGFIVDSFNWNWVFWVFLPFGVISFVLIFWLLPQMAPKEKEPIDFLGSGTLTIVLISMLLTFSWGGVRYDWLSLEITALVVITFLSFLIFIKVERTVKSPVVPLDLFKNKVFTVSNMASFFTSAGMFGVMMYVPFFLQGVMGLSATASGFVIMPKMISMVISSTICGMIISRFGKYKMITLIGVFAIASGMLSISLMNAESSLVGIICSLIIMGLGMGAAFPVFTLIVQNAVEHKVLGVATSTAQLARHLGATVGVSIVGIVMNARLMQGFSSENVTELLVEIQDHNGEIEQQIAKLKDPQTLVDPKSVSEIQTSLPSELHELYGSIIIELRVILGYSISGALLTGTFVVFCGFIITLFLKETQLRTTIKQTPSKNTKETGTADPNL; encoded by the coding sequence ATGGAACAATTGAATACGAAGCAGAAGGTTGTCATTATGCTTGCAATTGTGTCCGCTATGTTTTTTGCAGCGGTTAATCAAACCATAGTAGGAACTGCATTGCCACGAATTGTTGCTGATTTAGGAGGCGTAGAGTACTTTAACTGGGTTTACACCATTTTTATGCTTGCGTCTAGTATTTCAGGGATTTTAGTAGGAAAACTATCAGATATTTATGGACGTAAAGTATTTTTATTAACGGGCATTACAATTTTTCTCGTCGGTTCTTTTTTGTGTGGTTGGTCAAATTCAATCATTCAGTTAATCATATTTCGTGCGTTACAAGGTTTGGGTGGAGGGATGATTATATCGACAGCTCACGCTTCCGTAGGTGATTTGTTTTCACCAAGAGAGAGAGGAAAATGGCAGGGCTTCTTGGCATCCGGGTTTGGCCTTGCTAGTGTTTCTGGTCCAACTTTAGGAGGATTTATTGTCGATAGCTTCAATTGGAATTGGGTTTTTTGGGTGTTTCTTCCGTTTGGTGTCATTTCTTTTGTTTTGATTTTCTGGCTATTACCACAGATGGCCCCAAAAGAGAAAGAACCGATTGACTTCTTAGGGTCTGGGACGCTTACGATTGTATTAATATCCATGTTACTAACTTTCTCCTGGGGTGGTGTTCGATACGATTGGCTGTCACTCGAGATTACGGCTTTAGTCGTTATTACTTTTCTTTCCTTTTTGATATTTATTAAGGTTGAACGTACTGTTAAAAGTCCTGTTGTGCCTCTTGACTTATTTAAAAATAAAGTTTTTACTGTTTCCAATATGGCCTCCTTTTTTACTAGTGCAGGAATGTTCGGCGTCATGATGTATGTACCATTTTTTCTACAAGGAGTAATGGGATTATCAGCTACTGCTTCCGGATTTGTTATCATGCCGAAGATGATTTCTATGGTCATTTCAAGTACGATTTGCGGAATGATTATTAGCAGATTTGGGAAGTATAAAATGATTACCTTAATTGGAGTTTTTGCTATTGCTTCTGGCATGCTCTCAATATCATTGATGAATGCTGAATCTTCCCTTGTTGGGATTATTTGCAGTTTAATTATAATGGGTCTTGGAATGGGGGCTGCCTTTCCGGTATTTACACTCATTGTTCAAAATGCAGTTGAACATAAAGTGTTAGGCGTTGCTACATCGACGGCTCAACTAGCGAGGCATTTAGGGGCAACAGTTGGGGTTTCAATTGTCGGTATTGTGATGAACGCAAGATTAATGCAAGGCTTTAGCTCAGAGAATGTAACCGAGCTATTAGTAGAAATTCAAGATCATAACGGGGAGATTGAACAGCAGATTGCAAAATTGAAGGATCCGCAAACGTTAGTTGATCCCAAATCGGTTTCCGAAATCCAAACCTCACTTCCAAGCGAATTACACGAGCTATATGGGTCAATTATTATTGAACTAAGAGTAATCTTAGGTTATTCCATTTCAGGTGCATTATTAACTGGAACGTTTGTAGTCTTTTGCGGATTTATTATTACCCTTTTTTTAAAGGAAACACAACTTAGGACAACAATTAAACAAACTCCAAGTAAGAACACAAAAGAAACGGGCACTGCGGATCCAAATTTGTAG
- a CDS encoding CapA family protein, whose protein sequence is MKKEIKLYAVGDIAPNRENPDTIFEKVAPFIREADIAFCQLDSVLSRRGTPLPQARLVAHTDPEVATSMKKAGFDVVSFASNHCMDMGREAFFDTLDALHHEDLVTIGVGENINQARRPAIEEREGTKVAFLGYNSILPQAYWAESDRPGCTPMRAHTLYEQVEHDQPGTPCRTHTFAHREDLQGMIHDIKKAKEKADVVVVSVHWGIHFVPAVLADYQREVAHAAIDAGADLILGHHAHILKGVEVYKGKVIFYSLGNFAIELPPHFKKDVSKSKSFKEIQTLNSDWDVNKALWPIDSYKSITVKCTIDNKRIKNVAFQPTYIDPKTDQPKMLNAEDPQFNEVVEYMQEITNTAKLNAGFFVQGDEVLVKGDEVDESIKKVGGTFSND, encoded by the coding sequence ATGAAAAAAGAGATAAAGTTATATGCCGTTGGTGACATAGCCCCAAATAGAGAAAATCCAGATACGATTTTTGAAAAAGTGGCTCCTTTTATCCGAGAAGCTGATATAGCATTTTGTCAACTTGATTCGGTTTTGTCTCGGCGTGGAACGCCTCTACCTCAAGCTAGGTTGGTTGCTCATACAGATCCAGAAGTGGCCACTTCGATGAAAAAAGCCGGGTTTGATGTCGTTTCATTTGCAAGCAACCACTGTATGGACATGGGAAGGGAAGCTTTTTTTGATACTCTTGATGCACTACATCATGAGGATTTGGTGACAATAGGTGTGGGTGAAAATATAAATCAAGCAAGGAGGCCGGCCATTGAGGAGCGTGAAGGCACAAAAGTTGCATTTTTAGGTTATAACTCCATTTTACCTCAGGCTTATTGGGCAGAAAGTGATCGTCCAGGTTGCACACCTATGAGAGCGCATACATTGTATGAGCAAGTGGAGCATGACCAACCTGGAACACCTTGCCGAACACACACGTTCGCTCACCGTGAAGATCTCCAAGGGATGATTCATGATATTAAAAAGGCTAAAGAAAAAGCAGATGTGGTCGTTGTATCTGTACATTGGGGGATTCACTTTGTTCCGGCTGTATTAGCAGATTATCAAAGAGAGGTAGCGCATGCTGCGATCGACGCAGGTGCTGATTTGATACTTGGACACCATGCTCACATTCTAAAAGGTGTTGAAGTTTATAAAGGAAAAGTAATCTTTTATAGTTTAGGAAATTTTGCAATCGAATTACCACCGCATTTTAAAAAAGATGTATCAAAAAGTAAATCGTTCAAGGAAATCCAAACACTAAATTCTGATTGGGATGTTAATAAAGCTTTATGGCCGATTGATTCATATAAATCGATCACGGTGAAATGTACGATCGATAATAAACGAATAAAAAATGTTGCTTTTCAGCCTACATATATTGACCCGAAGACTGATCAGCCAAAAATGCTAAATGCAGAAGATCCACAATTTAATGAGGTTGTTGAGTACATGCAAGAAATAACGAATACTGCAAAATTAAATGCAGGTTTCTTTGTTCAAGGAGACGAGGTCCTAGTAAAGGGGGACGAAGTAGATGAATCTATCAAAAAGGTTGGCGGAACATTTAGTAACGATTAA
- a CDS encoding CocE/NonD family hydrolase — protein sequence MISNIKVDKNIAMKMRDGTLLRADIYRPDDGNKYPAILMRTPYNKENAKYNRYMNLFEAVMSGYAVVSQDVRGRFASNGHYEGEDVTLSVEATDGYDSVEWIAGQSWCDGNVGLAGASYNGALVLRTAMENPPHLKAISPWVIGSAFSGNECTLLDGVVALNTGLNWTARMAEDLVKRMDDKNENTIKLLQLLNQAIENPEEIYNFLPLKEVPHFQIKGVREIWEQRILNAVPNKEVAEHLSPVYEKIKVPAFHISGWFDFFTRGTIANFLGLTEKGGSRRARENQYLLVGPWDHSNVSRVLGELDFGPLADVRNADPTKNVISFFNRYLKGLESEIPTVRYFVMGINKWRNSDSWPLENTNWTRFYFHSQGRANSTNGDGKLDQLMPGLESPDVFTYGPQNPIPSKGTLGQPVNGFLAGPLDQAAIEARQDVLCYTTSKLERSLEVTGPLKVHLFASTSVVDTDFVVKVCDVHPDGRSFNVTHGIIRARYRKSIFEPQLLDQGEIYEFVITMGHTSHVFLAGHRIRVDIAGSCFPEFDRNMNTGNAVGEDEVGVPAKNTIYHQSKFASYVELPVPDQEPN from the coding sequence TTGATCAGTAATATTAAAGTGGACAAAAATATAGCAATGAAAATGCGAGATGGCACTTTGCTTCGTGCAGATATTTATCGACCTGATGATGGTAATAAGTATCCAGCTATTTTAATGCGCACCCCATATAATAAAGAGAATGCAAAATACAATCGATATATGAATTTGTTTGAAGCGGTCATGTCAGGTTATGCGGTTGTTAGTCAAGATGTTAGAGGAAGGTTTGCCTCTAATGGTCATTATGAAGGAGAAGATGTAACACTTTCAGTTGAAGCTACAGATGGATATGACTCTGTTGAATGGATAGCAGGACAATCTTGGTGCGATGGGAATGTCGGTTTAGCAGGAGCTTCGTATAATGGAGCATTAGTGTTAAGAACGGCTATGGAAAATCCACCTCATTTAAAAGCAATTTCACCTTGGGTGATTGGCTCAGCATTTTCAGGTAATGAATGTACGTTATTAGATGGGGTGGTTGCATTAAATACAGGATTAAATTGGACCGCGAGAATGGCTGAAGATTTAGTGAAGCGAATGGATGATAAAAATGAAAACACCATAAAACTACTTCAATTATTAAATCAAGCTATTGAAAACCCTGAAGAAATTTATAACTTTTTACCTTTAAAAGAAGTTCCGCATTTTCAAATAAAAGGAGTAAGAGAGATTTGGGAACAGAGGATTTTGAACGCTGTACCCAATAAAGAAGTTGCAGAACACCTTTCACCTGTATACGAGAAAATTAAAGTACCTGCCTTTCACATATCTGGTTGGTTTGACTTTTTTACAAGAGGAACTATTGCGAATTTCTTAGGACTAACGGAAAAAGGGGGTTCGAGAAGAGCGCGAGAAAATCAATATTTACTTGTTGGACCGTGGGATCACTCAAACGTGTCAAGAGTGCTTGGTGAACTAGATTTTGGTCCGTTAGCAGATGTTCGAAATGCGGATCCAACGAAAAATGTGATTTCCTTTTTCAATCGTTATTTAAAAGGATTAGAGTCTGAAATCCCAACTGTCCGTTATTTTGTAATGGGAATCAATAAATGGCGGAATTCTGACAGCTGGCCGTTAGAGAACACGAACTGGACTAGATTCTATTTTCACAGTCAGGGACGAGCGAATTCTACAAATGGCGATGGGAAATTAGACCAATTAATGCCAGGCCTAGAAAGCCCTGATGTATTCACATACGGTCCTCAAAATCCTATCCCTTCTAAAGGGACACTTGGGCAGCCAGTCAATGGTTTTCTAGCAGGCCCATTAGATCAAGCAGCTATTGAAGCTAGACAGGATGTACTTTGTTATACGACATCCAAATTAGAACGTAGTTTAGAAGTAACAGGTCCGCTTAAAGTCCATCTGTTTGCTTCAACATCGGTTGTTGATACTGATTTTGTTGTGAAAGTATGTGACGTACACCCAGATGGACGAAGTTTCAATGTCACACATGGAATTATACGAGCTCGATATCGGAAGTCTATTTTTGAACCGCAGCTGTTAGATCAAGGTGAAATTTATGAGTTTGTTATTACAATGGGCCATACAAGTCATGTTTTTTTAGCTGGTCATCGTATCCGAGTAGATATAGCGGGGAGTTGTTTTCCGGAGTTCGATCGTAATATGAACACTGGAAATGCTGTTGGTGAGGATGAAGTCGGTGTACCTGCTAAAAATACTATTTATCACCAGTCTAAATTTGCATCTTACGTTGAACTGCCTGTTCCAGATCAGGAACCTAACTAA
- a CDS encoding CapA family protein has protein sequence MTPSNVNISIVGDIIVGNDAEYYFEHVKEELATKDVLIGQLEVPYSTEHPESEELERDPVHLHSLVSTGFDVLSLAGNHLADFGDRGIDDTISWLKNHNISYVGAGPNLQEARKPVVLERNETKIGILKYNCVGPKETWAAPNKPGCAYVNILTHYELQHANPGGPPSIYTRAEPTSLQLMKEDIKQLRSQCDILIVSFHKGLVHQPVKVADYEKEVSYAAIDAGADLIVGEHAHLLKGLEIYKGKTIFHGLCNLVAYVPSLLPKPGQDQEAWSNKRMELFGFVPDLEYPTYPFHPEAIYTMIAKVKVKNREIVQTSFVPCIVNKKGQPVVVKQEDEGQKVFDYMATITQKANLNARYRWEGNEIVVE, from the coding sequence TTGACACCTAGTAACGTGAATATATCAATAGTGGGAGATATTATCGTAGGTAATGACGCTGAGTATTATTTTGAACATGTTAAGGAAGAACTGGCAACAAAAGATGTATTAATTGGACAATTAGAAGTTCCCTATTCAACTGAACATCCAGAATCAGAAGAGTTGGAAAGAGACCCTGTTCATTTACATTCTTTAGTTTCAACTGGATTTGATGTACTTTCTCTTGCTGGAAATCACCTTGCCGATTTTGGAGATAGAGGAATTGACGATACCATATCTTGGTTGAAAAACCATAATATCAGTTATGTAGGAGCAGGCCCAAATCTACAAGAGGCTAGAAAGCCTGTCGTTCTTGAACGAAACGAAACGAAGATAGGTATTCTTAAGTACAACTGTGTTGGACCGAAAGAAACATGGGCTGCACCTAATAAACCGGGCTGTGCTTACGTCAATATTCTTACACATTATGAACTTCAACATGCCAATCCTGGAGGCCCGCCTAGCATTTATACGAGAGCCGAGCCAACTTCTTTACAATTGATGAAAGAAGATATTAAACAGCTACGGTCACAATGTGATATTTTAATAGTTTCCTTTCATAAAGGGCTTGTTCATCAACCTGTGAAAGTTGCCGATTATGAAAAGGAAGTTTCCTATGCAGCGATTGACGCTGGGGCAGATTTGATTGTTGGAGAACATGCCCATTTGCTAAAAGGGCTAGAGATTTATAAAGGGAAAACGATTTTTCATGGCTTGTGTAATTTGGTTGCGTACGTGCCTAGTTTACTTCCTAAACCAGGTCAAGACCAAGAGGCATGGTCTAATAAGCGAATGGAGCTATTCGGTTTTGTGCCAGACTTAGAGTATCCGACATATCCATTTCATCCAGAAGCAATTTATACAATGATAGCCAAGGTAAAAGTTAAAAATAGGGAAATTGTTCAAACGAGTTTTGTTCCATGTATCGTCAATAAGAAGGGTCAGCCTGTCGTAGTAAAACAAGAAGATGAAGGGCAGAAAGTGTTCGATTATATGGCAACGATTACACAAAAAGCAAATTTAAATGCTCGTTACCGTTGGGAAGGAAATGAAATAGTGGTTGAATAA
- a CDS encoding response regulator transcription factor, producing MIDNITLQDYIKKIEKATTNEDQHILYIRGLVELFSLRNVYLFRYSPIGFSAEGVIHLDQHGKIHTISNVQDDLRSLPLILSAIRNREAEFITTESYLTRTSNQSIPNLVSSMLIIPICMSANVVGYTVSTDFSKSSTSTNIQNLLQTVTLYGKLFGKILESNYHYHHVIPLSKREIEVMQRLAHGNSVKEMSQRMNISEHTVKDYIKSAIKKTGASNRLHATVVLLRKGIIM from the coding sequence TTGATTGACAATATTACCCTCCAAGACTATATAAAGAAAATTGAAAAAGCTACAACTAATGAAGATCAACATATTTTATATATTCGTGGTTTAGTAGAGTTATTTTCTCTACGAAATGTTTACCTATTTAGATATTCTCCCATTGGTTTTTCGGCTGAAGGTGTTATCCATTTAGATCAACACGGTAAAATTCATACTATTAGTAATGTTCAGGATGACCTTAGATCTTTGCCTTTAATCCTTTCAGCTATCCGTAACCGGGAAGCTGAATTTATTACAACTGAGTCATACCTTACACGTACTTCCAATCAGTCTATACCTAATTTGGTTTCTTCAATGTTAATTATTCCAATCTGTATGAGTGCTAATGTAGTAGGATATACAGTGTCAACTGACTTTAGTAAAAGTAGTACTTCTACTAACATACAGAATCTCCTACAGACAGTTACATTATATGGAAAATTGTTCGGTAAAATTTTAGAAAGTAATTATCATTATCACCACGTGATTCCATTAAGTAAACGTGAGATAGAAGTAATGCAGCGATTAGCCCACGGTAATAGTGTGAAAGAAATGTCACAAAGAATGAATATAAGTGAGCATACTGTAAAGGATTATATTAAATCAGCGATAAAAAAAACGGGAGCTAGCAATAGGTTGCATGCCACCGTTGTCTTGTTACGAAAAGGCATTATCATGTAA
- a CDS encoding LacI family DNA-binding transcriptional regulator translates to MLNNKNKVSIVDVAKHAGVGVGTVSRAINDNGSISLETKQKIMQSINELGYVPNRIAQSLRSQQYKNILFFVNMSIPTFPKIINGIYSQLENEGYMLSLCNIGANNILDKIKLYTSHHHFDGIILASPHEDDEELNEFLRSLNVPVVTFELVIPGLATGISVDYHTAVKHATNYLFSLNHKNIALLCSSTDIPSNRAIIEGFKDSFATNNLDLDENLIVRINSSSNDFNTSELINLMPKIRSKKVSAILCMHRTFLPGLLQVMKDSQISYPEDVSLVAIEDYELTSLLNPSITVIKRPLLQMGKKIAEMVLHFIQKPELYGNSVPTVISTEFIVRESCKVLNEKE, encoded by the coding sequence ATGCTTAATAATAAAAATAAAGTAAGCATAGTAGATGTTGCTAAACATGCAGGTGTAGGAGTCGGAACCGTTTCAAGGGCTATAAATGACAATGGAAGTATTTCTTTAGAAACAAAACAAAAAATTATGCAAAGCATAAATGAACTCGGTTATGTTCCGAATCGTATTGCGCAAAGCTTGAGATCTCAACAATATAAAAATATTTTGTTTTTTGTCAACATGAGCATACCTACTTTTCCTAAGATCATAAACGGTATTTACAGTCAACTTGAAAATGAAGGATACATGCTGAGCCTCTGTAATATTGGGGCGAATAATATTCTAGATAAAATTAAACTCTATACAAGCCACCATCATTTCGATGGAATTATTCTTGCTTCCCCTCATGAAGATGATGAAGAATTAAATGAATTCTTACGTTCACTTAATGTACCTGTTGTAACCTTTGAGTTAGTCATACCAGGGCTGGCTACTGGAATATCCGTTGATTATCATACAGCAGTCAAACATGCGACAAATTATTTATTCTCTCTTAATCACAAAAACATTGCTCTGTTGTGCAGTTCAACTGACATCCCTTCAAATCGGGCAATTATAGAAGGTTTCAAGGATTCTTTTGCCACTAACAATTTGGATTTAGATGAAAACCTAATCGTACGCATAAATAGTTCATCAAACGATTTCAACACAAGTGAATTGATTAATTTAATGCCTAAAATACGCAGTAAAAAAGTATCAGCTATTTTATGCATGCATAGAACATTTTTACCCGGATTGTTACAAGTTATGAAAGATAGTCAAATCAGTTACCCTGAAGATGTATCGCTAGTTGCGATAGAGGACTACGAATTAACAAGCCTTTTGAATCCATCTATAACAGTCATAAAACGACCATTACTACAAATGGGCAAAAAAATCGCGGAAATGGTCTTACATTTTATTCAAAAACCAGAGTTATACGGTAATTCAGTTCCAACGGTTATCTCTACAGAATTCATTGTGAGAGAATCTTGCAAAGTTTTGAATGAAAAAGAATAG
- a CDS encoding alpha/beta fold hydrolase — MPLANINGIELYYEEYGSGDEVIISAQQNFTDGCYREVLAEKGFRVFKIVLRGYGESSHVFEDLGTEWYPTWSSDVRAFAKSQGINQFIYTGVSHGAGVGWQIAQDEPKMLKAFISVVGAPHDRAGGDVSEARKRMIEAAESNDLNYRPPGIYLVPTTDPNRIKRRNKMEQSKEKFFTSMTKEEKLINPRKQSPNAKTNEELAQRLSEIQVPTLLLCACQDDISSAEMSLLAAKSVPGAKAIFYQDHSHVLASEIPEEIAEDIETYLKRLQND; from the coding sequence ATGCCACTTGCAAATATTAATGGAATTGAACTCTATTACGAGGAGTATGGAAGTGGAGATGAAGTAATCATTTCCGCACAACAAAATTTTACCGATGGGTGTTACCGGGAAGTGCTCGCAGAAAAAGGGTTTCGTGTTTTCAAAATCGTGTTACGAGGTTATGGAGAGTCTAGTCATGTATTTGAAGACCTAGGAACAGAATGGTACCCGACTTGGTCTAGCGATGTTCGCGCGTTTGCAAAATCGCAAGGAATCAATCAATTTATCTATACAGGTGTTTCACATGGTGCGGGTGTGGGGTGGCAGATCGCACAGGACGAACCAAAGATGTTAAAAGCATTTATCTCAGTCGTTGGTGCTCCGCATGATCGAGCTGGAGGTGATGTGTCAGAAGCCAGGAAAAGAATGATTGAAGCAGCTGAATCAAATGATTTAAACTATCGGCCTCCAGGTATATACCTAGTACCTACGACTGATCCAAACAGAATTAAGCGCAGGAACAAAATGGAGCAGTCTAAAGAGAAGTTCTTTACTAGTATGACAAAGGAAGAAAAGTTAATTAATCCACGGAAACAGTCCCCAAATGCCAAAACGAATGAAGAGCTTGCACAGAGGCTAAGTGAAATCCAAGTTCCAACTTTATTGTTATGTGCATGTCAAGATGATATTTCAAGTGCCGAGATGTCGCTATTAGCGGCCAAGTCCGTTCCAGGAGCAAAAGCAATCTTTTATCAAGATCATAGTCACGTATTAGCAAGTGAAATCCCTGAAGAAATCGCTGAGGATATTGAGACATATTTAAAGCGGTTACAAAATGATTGA
- a CDS encoding CocE/NonD family hydrolase, giving the protein MENSIKMDRNVPMEMRDGTVLRADVYRPDDNGRYPAILIRTPYSKQLASDGFLSAVEAAQAGFVIVIQDVRGRYQSEGKWDRLNMFEIEGSDGFDSVEWIAVQNFCNGNVGLAGGSYLAAMTWIGAMENPPHLKAISPWIGDIAPNMQPTPRSGVINFATAADAIPVTSLDLVDKLEEQGQDVAELRSYLNKILNNPKEVIEYLPLKDIPLARNEIIRSMWEARLKPGSAQEQNKRKKYEKVKVPGLHVGGWYDQLEWATFENFLAMQDRGGCTFARENQNLLVGPWMHGAPVNFLGERSFGASAGGGKSLEIHEYLLNFFRKHLTHMEISLPTVKYFVMGSNEWKSGDSWPLPETKWVRYFFHSNGKANTMAGDGELSIHEPYHENPDSYVYDPHDPVPTLGGKTMASTGLIPGPFDQTRVANRNDVLCYQSCKLEEDIEITGPIKVRLFASTTAVDTDFTAKLVDVYPDGRAFNIADGIQRASYRDWNAPPTLVKPGEINEYIIDMGNTSNMFRKGHRIRIDVSSSNFPWYDRNMNTGNPIGEDRTGIKATQTIYHQQDFASYIDLPIIPTRKG; this is encoded by the coding sequence ATGGAAAATTCAATTAAAATGGACAGAAATGTACCGATGGAAATGCGCGATGGTACCGTTTTACGAGCAGACGTTTATCGTCCAGATGATAACGGTAGGTATCCAGCCATATTAATTCGTACTCCTTATAGTAAACAACTTGCAAGTGATGGTTTTCTATCTGCGGTAGAAGCTGCTCAAGCCGGGTTTGTTATTGTTATTCAAGATGTTCGAGGGAGGTATCAATCGGAAGGGAAGTGGGACCGGTTGAACATGTTTGAAATAGAAGGAAGCGATGGGTTTGATTCAGTGGAATGGATTGCTGTTCAAAACTTTTGTAACGGCAATGTCGGCTTAGCCGGTGGGTCTTACTTAGCTGCAATGACTTGGATTGGCGCAATGGAAAATCCGCCACATCTAAAAGCCATCTCCCCTTGGATCGGAGACATTGCTCCAAATATGCAACCAACTCCTAGAAGTGGGGTGATCAATTTTGCAACAGCAGCAGATGCAATTCCGGTAACATCGTTGGACTTGGTCGATAAATTGGAAGAGCAAGGTCAGGATGTGGCAGAGCTTCGTTCTTACTTGAATAAGATATTAAACAATCCAAAAGAAGTGATTGAATATTTGCCATTAAAGGATATTCCCTTGGCTAGAAATGAAATCATTCGTTCCATGTGGGAGGCACGGCTGAAACCAGGTTCGGCCCAAGAACAAAACAAACGAAAGAAATACGAAAAAGTGAAAGTTCCAGGTCTTCATGTTGGTGGATGGTACGATCAACTAGAATGGGCGACATTTGAAAATTTTCTTGCTATGCAAGATCGTGGGGGCTGTACGTTCGCTCGTGAAAACCAAAACTTGTTAGTGGGTCCATGGATGCACGGTGCACCTGTTAACTTTTTAGGAGAAAGATCTTTTGGAGCTTCTGCGGGTGGTGGGAAGAGTTTAGAAATTCATGAATATCTTCTAAATTTTTTTCGAAAACATTTAACGCATATGGAGATATCCCTTCCAACTGTAAAATATTTTGTCATGGGTTCGAATGAGTGGAAAAGTGGGGACTCTTGGCCGTTACCTGAAACAAAATGGGTACGATATTTTTTTCATAGTAATGGAAAAGCCAATACGATGGCAGGTGATGGGGAACTAAGTATTCATGAACCTTATCATGAAAATCCTGATTCGTATGTATATGATCCACATGATCCGGTACCTACTCTTGGAGGGAAAACAATGGCGTCAACGGGACTCATCCCAGGTCCCTTTGATCAAACCCGAGTAGCAAATCGGAATGATGTGTTGTGTTATCAATCATGTAAATTGGAAGAGGATATAGAAATCACTGGCCCAATAAAAGTGCGCTTATTTGCATCTACAACAGCAGTGGATACTGATTTCACAGCAAAACTAGTTGATGTTTACCCTGATGGTCGTGCTTTTAATATTGCCGATGGTATTCAGCGTGCTAGTTACCGAGATTGGAATGCTCCACCGACATTAGTGAAACCAGGTGAAATCAATGAATACATCATAGATATGGGAAATACGAGCAACATGTTTCGAAAAGGACACCGAATTCGGATTGATGTTTCTAGTAGTAATTTTCCCTGGTATGACCGGAATATGAATACGGGGAATCCAATTGGTGAGGACCGTACAGGTATAAAAGCAACCCAAACGATCTATCATCAGCAAGATTTTGCTTCATATATTGATTTACCAATCATTCCAACAAGAAAGGGGTAA